The sequence tgtttaaaccgcaagtggataaatacttgcaaaaacataatatacagagctataatttctaattagtggggtaatagctgattgatccaaggcaatatctgactgccattttgaggTTAAGAATGAACcttttcttagtttgttgcaaaattggaagcgcttcagattggggtttttgccttcttttggatcaacagaaaaaaacatatgtgagaaaggctgaacttgatggatgcatgtctctttaagactatgtaactatgtaactagttaATATTGCCTTTGCTTGTCACAGTAATAGATGCCATTGTTCCTACTTTTTTGGATGCCCAAATTTCTTTCCCAAATTTTTCAGTTTTCAAATTTTGATGAGCTAAACCACAGCATGAACTAAATTCTACCaacttgaattattttttttgtttgtttttggacaAAGTGGTCCAgccaaaacaaatgtatttaccatgcacatgtctatttattttccatttcctATACATTGTGTGGCCATTTGAGCAAGTATCTTAAACAACATATTCCTATTTGTCTTTATTTGTTGACATATCTGAAGAATAttacatgataataataataataataataataataataacaacaataacaatatttatgagtaattttattttatgtgtttgttttatacaagtctcaaaatataaaatgttgttAAAATAAGAATGATATATGTTAAGATTAACTGACAAATTTGTTCTACATTGTCCAGTATAAAATATACTGTGcattttcaaaatgaaaaatatcCAAAGAATGATACAATGGCACAAACACAATTGAAAGTCaatgtaaaatacatttaacaGTAATGGTCTTTTGCAAGATGTATTTGATTTCTTGGTTTCTCAGACTATAAATTATAGGGTTACATAATGGTGTAACTACTATATATAGTAGAGAGAGAATTTTGTTAGCATTATGAAACATCTTGATTGATGGTGCTGAATACATGAACATTAGTGTCCCATAGTAAAGAGAAACGATAGTTAAGTGAGAGCTGCAAGTGGAGAAAGCTTTTTGTCTTCCTAAAATTGAGGGAATCAGAAGGATTGTTCTGATGATGCTCAAATAAGTTAGAACAATGAACGTAAAAGGGAAAACAATTACAGAAAATGACAATATAAATACTTGCAGTTCAACTTTGGAGATGTCAGAGCATGCCAAATTCAGAAGGGGTGCAAAATCACACAGAAAATGATCAATCATATTGGGTCCACAAAAGGAAATTTGTGTAATAAACATCATTGTTATCACTGACAAAAGGAATCCTAGCAACCAGGACAAAACAGCCAACTTAAAGCAAATCCTGGAGTTCATAAGAACATTATAATGCAATGGATTGCAGATAGCCAGATAACGATCATAAGACATTACTGCAAGAAGGAAACACTCAGTTGATATCAAGGAGCCAAATACATAAAATTGTGTAAAACATCCTGCAAAAGTCATAATACTTCCACCAGAAACAAGTACATATAGCATGTTGGGTACAATGCTTGTAGTAAAGAATATTTCAGACAATGATAAATTGCTGAGGAAGATGTACATAGGAGAGTGAAGTCGGTGGTTGGTTGATACTAATATAATGATCAGGATGTTCCCTGTTAGAATCATAATGTAAATAACAAAGAACAAACTAAACATTAATATTCTGTAATTATATGGGATTTGGAAACCTTGGATCCAAAATTCTGTAATAAGGGTCTTGTTTATGAAGTTGAGATTAGATGATTTGAACACCTGCAAAATTACAAaggaaaagttttttgttttttttttaatggccagGAATTTGCCAGGTAAAGTTTTTATCATTATAACATGACAATGGTAGGTTATGATTGATGATGAGGTTCAAGCACTTTATACTTTCCAATTTATAGGTAAAGAGTTTACTAAGCTAAATCATTTTCAGCAAgattaatctgaatgtacctttcctggttaaatactttgttattattattattattaatatttgtcaacaaattaaaattaaattataagtGGAAGGAATAATACTGTTTCAAGGGACTCCCCCCTACTCCTCTGCCTCCTCTGCAGATCAAATTTGACTTTCATGATTTTTAAAGATACTTGCTAGTCGGGCAAATCTCAATAAAAATGATGTAATTTGTTGGAATTTACACACAATTAAATACCTTTAACaattagtatattttttttagctttactACTTTGGTTTGgttgtatttgtatatttttaagacACTGTCCATTTTGCAAACTTGTTATGAAGTCAACATACCTCATTAATCAAAGGCATGTTTTATATTTTCTCAAAtccatatgcacatttaaataactggaggtttgcATAATCCCTCCAAAGGTCATTCGAcatacctaagaggtttgccttgatgtggcaggtgagcagacactttaatggccattggagggacaAAAATTTTTTCACGTTTTTTTACATGTGCATAAAGATTTGAGATAATGCTCAGGCAACATTAGTAGGGTTTGGTTTTATGTATTTCAGCTGATGAAAAGTATAGCCATTGCTGCAATCCAAGAGCAGAGCAAGTCTAGgtacagggcttaattttgtatgtatcATTTATATATTGTTCAGTAGATTATACCATAAAATAACTACAGTAATTTGTGTTCATAAAGTTCTAAAATGTCTTATGTCTCTTACTCAAATTGTCTGTAGGTTGGTAAATTAATTAGAAACACAAAGAATAAACTGTAAATAAACCCATGATTAATATACTTAAATTATAAATTTATAGAAATTATTGTCATTTCTTGTAAATTGTTGTTATTATTGATAGTTATTGTAGTAATCCATGCTCTATACAGCTATTTTATTGTTACTTGAGAATACCTCCGAGTTGTTTAACTACAGTTACTTCTGCATAAGTGTGTATCATTTATATAATTACTTATATTTGTCAACATACCTGAATCATTGCTGAGCTGTAGCTAAGCCTAGCATGTTTTAAATCTGTTAATGTCTTATTCTTCCTTGATCCTTGATCTCACCTTCTTATAAGATATGGAAACTTGGTTGACATtcattctttctctctctctctctctctctctctcgctctattATTTATAGCTGTGATATTTTTCTGGAACATAGTTTAATTGGCACTCATGGGAAATAGAATATTATTATGTACAATATATTCATTTCtccattaaaatatatacataataatgtcTTGCTATTCTTCAGAGAGGCTTTGATCCATATTTATGTGAATAACACagtcatatataaatgtaatttatgaAGTGCATAATATGTTATTGTAGATGTGAGttagttttatttatattccTTCAAGGGaactttaatttatatatatatatatatatatatatatatatatatatatatatatatatatatatatatatatatatacaataaacaatacacaagatccagcgcactctcctatctactaaacagcaacttcaatgttgacagattttattagtttttaaaagtaatctaggcaaaaaaataatggggatttagttacattatatggtcatacattgcataagcctgccacaacgtcaatgtaccccatctttggcaggtcctactctcacagtctaatgtctgctcttatgagattaacccacttacttggggaaaaaattccatctgaggctctctgcagtacaaggctaaatagggacctgagatgaggcacctgtaacagggaggggtgcaaaaccaaggagttggttagactcccaaatatatatatctcaggtccctatttagccttgtactgcaggacTACCAGTGTATGTACACTGTCTGTGGCTCATATAAAGGTAGTCCTAGGCATAGGGTGCCTAGCAGTAGTTCTTATACCGATGCCCAACCGGGCTAAAATGTAGTCACTGGTACAGACCCCAAAGGTCAGTAGGCTTTTTATAATAACCTTTCAGGGGTTGTTAGTAAGGAGAAACCTATCTTTGATGAGGAAAAAATATAAGTGACAGACTGGTGTTACAAGTGATTGCTAGTGGCTAGGTGTG comes from Pelobates fuscus isolate aPelFus1 chromosome 5, aPelFus1.pri, whole genome shotgun sequence and encodes:
- the LOC134612656 gene encoding olfactory receptor 6B1-like, translated to MIQVFKSSNLNFINKTLITEFWIQGFQIPYNYRILMFSLFFVIYIMILTGNILIIILVSTNHRLHSPMYIFLSNLSLSEIFFTTSIVPNMLYVLVSGGSIMTFAGCFTQFYVFGSLISTECFLLAVMSYDRYLAICNPLHYNVLMNSRICFKLAVLSWLLGFLLSVITMMFITQISFCGPNMIDHFLCDFAPLLNLACSDISKVELQVFILSFSVIVFPFTFIVLTYLSIIRTILLIPSILGRQKAFSTCSSHLTIVSLYYGTLMFMYSAPSIKMFHNANKILSLLYIVVTPLCNPIIYSLRNQEIKYILQKTITVKCILH